The Phycisphaerae bacterium nucleotide sequence GCCTTGCTGAGGGCCAGTAGCACCTCCTGCACGAGGTCGTCACAATCGGTGGGCTGTAACCCCCAACGCCGTCCGACGTTAGCGATCATCTCGCCGTAGCGCTCCGAGAACTCGCGCCACGCCGCCTCGTCGGACTTGTCCACCAGGCGTGCCAGCAGGCTGACGTGGGTAGTCGTAGGCGCCAGCATACACGGCATTCTACCAAACGGCGTGATCGGACCCCAAGCGGTTAGCGGCCACGGCGTCGCGGGCGATGACGGGCGGGCGATTCGCCACCAGGGGGGCAGCGGTTGCGGGCCGCACCGGCGATATCGCCGCGGGTTTGTACGTGACAGCCGTGGTAGGATAGCGGGCGTGCCCGAGACCGACCCTTTGCACCGACCACCCCCCGAGACGTGGCTCTGGGATGCGCGCCCGCTTGAGAACGACTCCTGGGGCAACATACGTGGCTTCGACGATGGCCTGAGCGCGGGGGATTTCGTCTACATGCGGCTGTGGCTACGGCCGGAGCCACGTCCCCTGACGAACGAGCCGCCGATCTACCGACCAGCTCACGCGCCGCTACCGCCGATGTACGGAGACGGGGGCGTGCGTCGCTGCTACAGACCCACGGATGACGACGTGGAAATCGTGAAGCGAGTGTACCCCGACGTCGGCAACCCCGCGGCGCCGCCCTGGATGCGGATCGAGGCGGATTTGGTTGCGGCGAACCGCTCCCGCGATGAGCTCGTGTCGACAAACGCCCCAGCTCTGCTCCGATTTCTTCCGATGCCGTCCCTGAAGCCGGCCAAGAAGCGTCGCTCGCCCCAGGTGAGCGAAAAGAAGCACCGCCGGATCATCGACGCATGGGGCACGGGGCGCTACCGCACCTACATGGACTGCGCACGCGAACTGGGCGATGGGTTCACTGAAGGCGACGTCCGGGCGGCCGTGGATCGTGAATCCGCACGTCAGAGGCGCGAGCGCCAACACCGCAACGACGACACGTCAAATACCGGCCGGTAGATCAGTCGGTCGGTTCCACGCCGTTCTCCCCCATTCCTGACAGCTCCCTGCGCCCGACCGACATGTCGTTCCGCGGGCGAACGCTGTCGGTCGGAATCCGCGTTTACGGTTCCCTCAACGACACGAACGGAATTGCTGCGATCAGAAGGCCAGTCATGTCCAGGCTGCTGATGTTGCGAGACGTCGCCCGGACGCTCGGGTTGAGTGTCCGCAAGGTGCGGATGGACGCCGCAGCCGGAAGGTTCGCACCGGCGTTGGTGCGGTTCGGCCGGGCGGTACGAGTACGCGAATCCGAGTTGTCGGCGTGGATCGACGCCGGTTGCCCGGATCGGAACGAATGGCAGAAGAGGGAGAACCACCATGCCAGATGAGGATGTGAATCAGGTTGTCAAAACGGACGCGACAGAGAACGAGGACGCAACTGAGTCGGTGCCGCGGCTGGCGTTGCGGGCGAAGGACGCGGCGATCGCCCTGGGAATCGGGGCGCGGTTGCTGTGGAGCATGACCAGTCGCAACGAAATCCCGCACATCCGGCTCGGCAAGGCCGTCCTGTATCCCGTTGACGCTCTGCGGACCTGGCTGAGCGAGGGCGCCACACCAAAGCCCCGGCGCCGGTGATTGACCCACTAAAGAAGAGCCCGCCGTTGCAGCGGCGGGCATCCATGAGGGAGTTCGTATGTCGAAGCACAGTCTACCCGATCCGGCGTTCGGCACACAGGCAGATCCGTTCAGCGACCTCGGCAAGCTGCGCCTGTCCCAGGATTTTGCCGCCAACCTCGGCGTGAAGAAGCTTCTGACCACGGTGCCCGTGCGGAAACCCACGGGACAGGAGTTTGTTCGTGTCCATCCCGACGAGGCGTACCGGTTGCAGACGGCAGTGCTCGAGCTCAAGGACGAGCGCGAAACATATCTGGTCGCGCCCGAGCTCTGGGGCGAGCTACCCGGCGAGTTGAAGCCGGTCGCGCTGTTTACCGCGGTCAACCGACAAGGCGTCGTGTTTCTGTGGCCGGTCAAGCTGCCCGGTGAAGACGGCCGCGTCGACGAATGGAACCGCTCGGCGCTGGAAGCCGCCGACCACGCGGCGACGCGCTGGGTCCGCGTGAAGGCGAATATGTCGCTCGGCGCGTACGAACTCTTCGAAGCGACGGGCGACCTGCCCGCCCCGCAGTGGCCGGACTCTGATTTCACGACGCTGCTGCGCACCGCATTCAAGGTGCGCTACATCGACAGCATCGAGCATCCCGTCATTCGTCGACTGCGGGGCGAAGCGTGAAGCTCAGCGATCGGACATTCCGGGAAACGTGGGCGGTTGCTTTCGAGTACGCCGCGCCCGTCGGTGAACCACCGGAGCCGCTGTGCATGGTCGCGCGACGGCTGGAAGACGGCCGCACGTTGCGATTGTGGCGCGAAGTGCTGCGGGCGCTGCGGTCCGCGCCGTTCGCGACGGACCCGGATGCGCTCATGGTGGCGTATTACGCCGGCGCTGAAGCCGGCTGTTTCCTGCGCCTGGGCTGGCCGATGCCGGCGAACGTCCTGGACCTGTTCATCGAGTTTCGCAACGCCACGAACGGGCTGCCCACCCCGTGCGGCGCGGGATTGCTTGGGGCGCTGGCATACTACGGAATCGACGGCCTGGCGGTCGCTGAAAAGGAGTCCATGCGGTCACTGGCGCTGCGGGGCGGCGAGTACAGCGACGCGGAGCGGGCCGCGCTGCTGGACTACTGCGAAGGCGACGTCGCGGCGCTCAAGAAACTGCTGTCGCGCATGCGCGACGATATCGACCTGCCGCGGGCGCTGCTGCGCGGCCGGTACATGGTCGCGGCGGCGCGGATCGAAGCGAACGGCGTCCCGGTTGACGTGCCGCTATTCGAACGCATGCGGGATCGGTGGCACGCGATTCAGGATCAGCTTATCGCGCGCATCGACGCCGATTACGGCGTGTTCGACGGCCGGACGTTCAAGGCGGAGCGGTGGGTCGGTTGGCTTGGCGCGAACGGCATCCCGTGGCCGCGGCTGCCGTCGGGCGCACTCGCCTTGGACGATGACACCTTCCGCGAAATGGCCCGCGCGCACCCGGCGATTGCGCCGGTCCGCGAGCTTCGCGTATCGCTGTCGCAGATGCGGCTGTCGGAATTGGCCGTCGGAGCGGACGGACGGAATCGCTGCCTGTTGTCGGCATTTCGCGCACGCACGGGGCGGAACCAGCCCAGCAATACGCGGTTCATCTTCGGCCCGGCCGTCTGGTTGCGCGGGCTGATTGCGCCCGATCCGGGCTGGGCGCTCGCGTACGTGGACTGGTCGCAACAGGAATTCGGCATCGCCGCGGCGCTGTCCGGCGATCCAGCGATGATCGCCGCGTACGAATCGGGCGACCCCTACCTGACGTTCGCGAAGCAGGCAGGCGCGGTTCCAGCCGAAGCCACGAAGGTGACGCACGGGCCGATCCGCGAGCAGTACAAGGCGTGCGTCCTGGCCGTCCAATACGGCATGGGGGCCGACTCGCTCGCGGCGCGGATCGGGCAATCACCGGCGATTGCACGCGACCTGATGCACCGTCATCGCGAAACATACCGACGCTTCTGGCAATGGTCGGACGCGGCCGTGTCGTACGCGATGCTCCGCGGCCAGCTGCATACCGTGTTCGGCTGGAAGGTGCGCACCGGCCCCGACGTGAATCCCCGGATGCTGGCGAACTTCCCGATGCAAGCGAACGGCGCGGAAATGCTCCGGCTGGCATGCATCTTCGCGACCGAGCGCGGCGTCGCCGTTTGTGCGCCAGTCCATGATGCCATTCTCATCGAAGCGCCGGCTTTGCGGATTGCCGACGCGGTGAGCGAAGCGCAGCGGGCGATGTCCGACGCCAGCGCTGCCGTGCTGGACAGCTTCCGCCTTCGGACCGAAGCGAAGGTGTTCACCTGGCCGGAGCGCTACGCCGATGAACGCGGCCGGCGCATGTGGGACACCGTGCAAGCCGTCCTGGCTGAGCTTCCGCCGGCCGAAACCTGTAGCGCCGGCGCTCATGGTGTGACCGTGGGGTGGGACGCGAGATGTTGCACCGGCGCGCACCCTACCTGTAGCACCGGCGCTCACCCCGTGCAATCTCTTTTCTCTCTCCTTACTGAAGCTGGGACCCCCGACGATGCCGAGCCTGGAACCGGAGCGGCTGCGGTTGCCGACGCCGCGACCGCTGAAACCGAAGCCGTCGGTGCGGCCGCCACGTCCGAAGCCCGGCGAACGGTTCCTGAAAGGGCCGATCCCCTGGAACTGGCTGTGCGCCGCCTTGTCGCTGCGGGGCCGGGCGGGCGCGGTGGGCATGGCGCTGTGGCTGCGGGCCGGATTGACACGAAAGCGAACGGTCAAGCTGTCTTACACCGATCTGGCTGCGATGCGCGTCAACCGCTACGCGGCCCGTCGCGGGCTGCGGGCCCTGGAGACGGCTGGCTTGGTCAGCGTCGAGCGACGTCCCGGCCG carries:
- a CDS encoding helix-turn-helix domain-containing protein; translation: MSRLLMLRDVARTLGLSVRKVRMDAAAGRFAPALVRFGRAVRVRESELSAWIDAGCPDRNEWQKRENHHAR
- a CDS encoding helix-turn-helix domain-containing protein, producing the protein MPDEDVNQVVKTDATENEDATESVPRLALRAKDAAIALGIGARLLWSMTSRNEIPHIRLGKAVLYPVDALRTWLSEGATPKPRRR
- a CDS encoding DNA polymerase I, producing the protein MVARRLEDGRTLRLWREVLRALRSAPFATDPDALMVAYYAGAEAGCFLRLGWPMPANVLDLFIEFRNATNGLPTPCGAGLLGALAYYGIDGLAVAEKESMRSLALRGGEYSDAERAALLDYCEGDVAALKKLLSRMRDDIDLPRALLRGRYMVAAARIEANGVPVDVPLFERMRDRWHAIQDQLIARIDADYGVFDGRTFKAERWVGWLGANGIPWPRLPSGALALDDDTFREMARAHPAIAPVRELRVSLSQMRLSELAVGADGRNRCLLSAFRARTGRNQPSNTRFIFGPAVWLRGLIAPDPGWALAYVDWSQQEFGIAAALSGDPAMIAAYESGDPYLTFAKQAGAVPAEATKVTHGPIREQYKACVLAVQYGMGADSLAARIGQSPAIARDLMHRHRETYRRFWQWSDAAVSYAMLRGQLHTVFGWKVRTGPDVNPRMLANFPMQANGAEMLRLACIFATERGVAVCAPVHDAILIEAPALRIADAVSEAQRAMSDASAAVLDSFRLRTEAKVFTWPERYADERGRRMWDTVQAVLAELPPAETCSAGAHGVTVGWDARCCTGAHPTCSTGAHPVQSLFSLLTEAGTPDDAEPGTGAAAVADAATAETEAVGAAATSEARRTVPERADPLELAVRRLVAAGPGGRGGHGAVAAGRIDTKANGQAVLHRSGCDARQPLRGPSRAAGPGDGWLGQRRATSRPSAGSDDPGRAVALGALPTEWREMYEERAAIIEFDGRIPRQDAEMAALAEISAQMTAESALLAGQAGR